In Fusarium falciforme chromosome 9, complete sequence, the sequence GACAGTGCTGTAGCATTGCGGATGACTGGCCGTCTCGAAGGGCATGAGACTTGGCTAGGTGCGTAGCCGTCCGGGGCGTCTGGAACAGCTCTTGGCTCAATAAATGGCAAGTAGGCATGTGTCACTGTCCCAAAGCTTCAGCCGGGGCTCGGTTTGTTCTGGATCATTCACCTACCCGGAAACCAGACCAGCAGACTCGCCAGGACGATTGACCCACCGTACACAAGCATTATGGGTTGTTGATCAAGGTCCGATGCAGTCTTATTCAGCGCTTTTCGTTTTATTCAATTCAAGCCGTCGACAGTGGGAGACTTGACAGATTTAAGTATCAATAACACGAAGGTCAGCTCGAGGTCTTTACTGCATCGCACTTTGTCTTGGGTCATGGTGACATCGTCGGCTTGCGCGCGCTTGGGGTTAAGGTTTCTAGTTCCAAAGCGGTGGCTTGAGCCACAACGGCTTGCTCTCAATCTGGTTGACCTAGGGACCATCTTTCTCATCCCAATAGGCCTGTTCCCTTTATAGTTTTTGTGGCTCTTGTGGGTTCGCGCACCCTCAAGGAACAGGACAAAACGGGAGGCAGGGAAGTGTTTTTAAGGTTGGCGCTTGGAGAATTGGCTGCGACTGTGACCCAGTAATGTAGGATCGTTCATCACTGACACTTGCTTTGCTCTGGAGATTACAGTATTTCCCTGAGAACCTTGTGATATTGACCTAATGGAAACTACCCAGTGGTGCCTCGGCACACTCGACAGGACCCTTGATGACAGCGGCACTCACATTATCATCCGATATCTGGCTCTGGGCTGGTTCTAGTAGAGGCTGTTAGATCACGTTTCCGGCCTGACGGTAAACTTACCAAACACAAAGACCGCAACAGCCTGGTTCCCCCGCCCGCCCAGCATCCTAACCGCGAAGCCCTCGGCCGCGCAGAGGGAGTCAAACTTGTTCTGTCCAACATATGGCACGTTCCATAGAAGCGTCACCTTGTAGCTCTCTTCGTAGCCGATGACTCGGTAGGTGACTGAGCCGCTGACTCCGGCGCCCACGTGGCTCGACTTGCAGCGCAACATACCACTCTCGCCGGCTAAGATTTGTGCTGGCGGTCGTGAATCCGGTGTGTCCATCCAATGACCGTGTTGGAGACTTGGGGAGTCTGGTTCGAGATCGAGCTCCTCGTTGGTGTGGTTCAGAATCACCACCAAGAGCTCCCTGCTGGTCATATTCTCACTGGCTCGGGGCGCAAATCGCTTCACTGTTTGGGCTGATAGGTCAAATGCGAGTTGGGAACTACTTGGCAGTGAGGAATACTTGGTGTGATCTCTCTGGCCACATGGGAGGAACAACGTGCTGATATAATGCCATGAATCCTGCCGGAATCGATCTGGGCCGACACCGATAGCTTCAACTTGCTGCCCGATGATGCACGCCTTTCATCATTCAGGTATGCAGTGCGTTTAACGACAAGATGACAGGGGAAACTAAATATCCGGAGGGTGGGAACCGGTCGCGTGGACTAACCCGAGCGCATTTATTTAAGTTGGGAGGCGTATTTGCAAACAAGATTCTCTCAACCCCTCATTCACAACATGCAGAAACGGAAACAAAGGTTTTCAGCACAAGAGTGAAACTTACTTTCCAGCTTTTCCGTCATGCGGGACCTGGtcaaagtaatattacttattacctgCAATGGtgacaagaagccatcagccacaacagcaagAGACAGTCATTAATACATGAAGGTATCAAAACACAATACCGTCAGGTACGATTACTCTAATACCAGGGGAGATAAAAACACAACCTATTCCTCGCATTTCCTTTATCCACTTCTTATCCACTCTCGTTCCCATCAATTGAATCACTACTCATAATGTATTCCCTCAAGCAGCCTGCTTCACCATCTGCACCGTAACCGCAggcctcttctcccccggCGCCAGCTCAAACACTCCAACCCCCGAAACACTCTCTTtcgccttgacagcctcctccttgacctccttgagTTGTATGACCTTTCCCTCCAGGCGAGGATCCCCCGCCTCCATCGGCGCATACAGGCTCAGTAGCTCATTCAGCCTCTCCCTCTGCACGCAGTTCTCAATCTTCCAACTGGCTGCCAGCTCATCCAGCTCGTCAAACGTCTTGCCCCTAAAGTACTCTGCCCATTCCGGGATCATGTactcggccatggtgatgcCGCGTATCCCGCGGAAGACGTGCATGTGCATGCGCCACTGCCAGGGATACTTCTTGCTGTGCTTCGCGGGGACGTTGTCCTCGAACCACTTGTGAAGGGGGCTGAAGAGGCCTTCTTGGAGGTGCGCGTCGTCGTAGGCCCACGAATCGACGGCGAGGTCGCGCTTCTTGCGGATGATGGGGGAGAGGAGCTTGAGCCACGGGGACGAGGGGGAGACGTATGCAAGGCCCATGACGTTGATGTCCTTGTAGCACCAGATGCTCCATGCTAAATGTGTAAGTAATTGGTGGAATCGGAGTTGGTGGAGGCTTACCGATGCTTTCGGCCGTGTATATGGCCATCTGCTTGTCTAGCATGTTGAACCGCTCGTCGTTCTGGACTTTGTAGTCGGGATTGTACTCCTCCCGCTCGTAGATGGGGCCAAACTCGCCTGCTTGATCAGCAACAGTCTCATAATCAGGAACGCTATCTTACCGTTCCATACTGGGACTCCATGCTCCTTCATAAAGGCCGCCTTTCTATCGTACATCTTCCGGATGTACTCATCCTGCTCCTTCAGGCCCTGATACCTACCGATCCTGTTGGGGAACCCGAAACCACAGTAATCGTGGATCGCGTACACGGAATTCGGAAACACGTCTGTGAAACCCGAAAAGTCCATGCTGAAAGTGTTTCCCTCCAAAAACAGGATGTGATCAGGGTCAACTGCCCTCACAGCAGGTACTATCCTATCATAAAACGAGAGCAGCCGCGTCCACTGCTCGTCAGCCGGCTCGTTCAACAGGTTGTATCCCGCGATCCAGGGATTGCCCTTGTACCGATTGGCAATAACCTCCCACAGGTGGACGACCCTATCCTGGAAGTGTTTGTGGTCCCAGAATGCCGCGTAGCCAGTGGGGTTGTCAGAGTGCCAGTCCTGGTTCTGGCCGCCGGGCGCTGAGTGGAGGTCTAAGATGGCATAGATCTTGTACTTTGTGCACTAGAAGTCGCAGGGGTTAGCTCAGTCCATAAACACCCTTGGAAACTTACAATCTCAATCGCCCTGTCAAGATGCTTGAagccctcctccttgatgacAAAGGGATCCATGTCATTCTCAAAGTGGTGGTAGTTGAACGATAGGCGGAGGCAGTTGAAGCCCAGCGACGAGAGGAACTCGCCGTCCTTTTCTGTGAAGAAGTActcgaggaacttgtcgAAGAAGAAGTCGTACTTTTCGCGGCCGAGTACCTTGAGGAGGGCTGCGCGGATCTGGCACTCGCGGCCGGGGAAGCCGTTGATGAAattctccatcatcatccagccGCCGAGAGTGGTCTTAAAATGTCAGTTTGAGCTGATGTATGGTGCTGTAGGACTTACGCCTCGGAGGAGGACGGGCTTGCCATCTGCATCGACGATGCTGGTGCCTGACGTTCTCAGCATTCCGATAGCCATTTTGACTCCAACagataataaagagaaattacGAAAAAGTGTTTTGACCAGAGAGGAGTGCCCAGGGAGAGCAGAGCCCCTAAATACCCACCTGTTATCTTGGTCGTCTCCATGTGAATCGCGCATTCTCCGACCCTGTTTGGAGAACATTCAGTCGATCATCCTATGCTGCCATGACATGCTCCACGCGATAATAGGCTAAATGGTTCATTCTCTAGCGGCCCCGCTGAATGGGGAGTTTGAGACATGATGGACGTGTAAATGTTGGGATCTTGGCTGTACGTTGGCATAACATAACATCTCCTGACCAACTTACAAACACCCCTGCATATTAGTCCCGCTAAGAAACCACCTGTTCTCTCACCtatcctcgtcatcggcaGAAAAACACCTCGTCTGACCAGCGCCACTCAACTCATCCTCGGCCTGCTCATCATCCGCCGCGTCGTCCAGTGGTCCAAGTGATGCCATTGCCCACCGAAACTAGAAAACCATCCCCGACGCTACCGCAGAGCTAATGGAGGGTCAAAAAGTGGAGACCCTTCGGGCTTGCGATTTAGCTCCCCCGAAGCAACGCCATTGGCCTGACTCAAGG encodes:
- a CDS encoding Cellulase domain-containing protein, whose translation is MAIGMLRTSGTSIVDADGKPVLLRGTTLGGWMMMENFINGFPGRECQIRAALLKVLGREKYDFFFDKFLEYFFTEKDGEFLSSLGFNCLRLSFNYHHFENDMDPFVIKEEGFKHLDRAIEICTKYKIYAILDLHSAPGGQNQDWHSDNPTGYAAFWDHKHFQDRVVHLWEVIANRYKGNPWIAGYNLLNEPADEQWTRLLSFYDRIVPAVRAVDPDHILFLEGNTFSMDFSGFTDVFPNSVYAIHDYCGFGFPNRIGRYQGLKEQDEYIRKMYDRKAAFMKEHGVPVWNGEFGPIYEREEYNPDYKVQNDERFNMLDKQMAIYTAESIAWSIWCYKDINVMGLAYVSPSSPWLKLLSPIIRKKRDLAVDSWAYDDAHLQEGLFSPLHKWFEDNVPAKHSKKYPWQWRMHMHVFRGIRGITMAEYMIPEWAEYFRGKTFDELDELAASWKIENCVQRERLNELLSLYAPMEAGDPRLEGKVIQLKEVKEEAVKAKESVSGVGVFELAPGEKRPAVTVQMVKQAA